Within Amycolatopsis sp. FDAARGOS 1241, the genomic segment CGCCGACTTGCTCGCGATCGACCAGGTGCCGATCCACGTCAACACCGAAGAGACGGAGTGGGTCCGCCGCGTCACCGGCGTGTCGGCGACCGACCTGCGCGCCCACGACCACGACGATGTCGTGAGCGTCGGCGCGATCGACATCCGCCTGCTGCACACACCCGGCCACACGCCGGGCAGCCAGTGCTTCCTCGTCGGCGACCGGCTGGTCTCGGGCGACACGCTGTTCCTGGAAGGGTGCGGGCGCACCGACTTCCCCGGCGGCGACTCCGACGCGATCTACCGCAGCCTGCAGTGGCTCGCGACCCTGCCCGGTGACCCCGTCGTCTACCCGGGGCACCAGTACTCGGCCGAGCCGTCGGCCGCCCTGTCGCACGTGAAGGACACCAACTTCGTGTTCCGGCCCCGCTCGCTCGACGAGTGGCAGCGGATGTTCGGGGGCTGACGCGTCCCACTCCTCGGATGTTCCCGGGGTTTTCACCGCGCCGAGGTGGCACAAGCCCAGCGCCGGTTCCAGTGCGTGAGAGCGGGGGCGGGTCTCGTTGACGCTGCAGTGCGCGGCCGTGCAGCTCGGGGTGTGAACCTCGGCGCTCTGCCCGTCAGCCGCCTGCACGTCGGCCTCCGGCGCCAGGCGAGCGCGGTCTGCCGCGCGCGCTGAGCGTTTTCCCTTCCCGTACCGCAAACCCGTACCCGGGAGAAATCCGTGTCGATTTTTCACGGGTGCTGACGCGCGCCCGGACCGCTGCTGGACCGCGACCGAACCGGCGGCGGCCGTCGCTGCGCCGCTGGATCAGCCCGGTCGCGCTCGTGGCCGCCTGGCAGCTCGCGAGTGCCACCGGTGTGCTGCCACCCGAGAGGCTCAGTTCACCGTGGACAGTCCTGACCAGCGCGGTCGATCTCGTGCGCACCGGAGAACTCGGCGACGCCTTCGCCGTCTCGCTCGGCCGGGTGGGCGCCGGATTCGTGTTCGGCGCGCTCGCCGGCGTGCTTCTCTGAGTGCTCGCGGGACTCTTGCGCTGGGGTGAGGCACTGGTCGACCCGCCGGTGCAGATGCTGCGGACGCCGCCGTTCCTCGGCCTGATCCCGTTGTTCATCTTGTGGTTCGGGATCGGCGAGGAGACGAAGATCGTGCTCGTGGCCCTCGGGGTCGCGTTCCCCCTCTACCTCAACGTCCACTCGGGAATCCACACGGCCGACGCGCGGCTCGGGGAAGCCGCGCGGGCGCCCGGGTTCACCCGCGGCGAACGGCTCTGGCACGTGATCCTGCCAGGTGCGCTGCCGCAGGCTCTGGTCGGGCTGCGGCAGTCGCTCGGCCTCGCGTGGCTCGCGCTGATCGTCGGCGAAACCGTGAACGCCGACGCCGGGCTCGGGTGTACCTGATCACCAACGTGCGGGAGTTCCTGCGCACCGACGTCGTGGTGGTGGGCCTGATCGTCTACGCGATCCTCGGTCTGGTCACCGACACGCTCGTGCGGCTGCTGGAACGGAGGGCCCTGCGATGGCTGGCTCGGTGACGCGCGTGGTCGCGGTGCGCGGCCTGACCAAGCGCTTCGGTGAGCGCACCGTCCTCGACGGACTCGAGCTGGAGATCAGCCGGGGCGAGTTCGTCGCACTGCTGGGCCGCAGCGCTTCCGGCAAATCGACGCTGCTGCGCGTGCTCGCGGGACTGGACCACGACCTCGAGGGCACCGCGGACGTCGAGGGCACGGTGTCGGTCGCGTTCCAGCAGCCGCGGCTGCTGCCGTGGCGCAAGGTCTGGCGCAACGTCGTCCTCGGCCTGCGCCGCGACGGCGCGAACCGCTCGCGCGACCGGCGCGTCGCCGAGCAGGCGCTGGACGAAGTGCGCCTCGCCGGGCACGAGGACTACTGGCCGCTGACGCTGTCCGGCGGTGAGGCGCAACGGGTTTCGCTCGGGCGAGCCCTGGTTCGCGAGCCGGACCTGTTGCTGCTCGACGAGCCGCTCGACGCGCTCACCCGCCTCGCGATGCACCGACTCGTGGAACGGCTGTGGCGCACGCACGAACCCGCCGTGCTGCTCGTGACCCACGACGTCGACGAGGCCCCTGCTGCTCGCCGACCGCGTCCTGGTCCTCGACGAGGGCCGCATCGTCTCCGAACACGTCCTCGGCCACCCGCGGCCGCGGACGGCCACCGACCACGCCGACGTGCGCTCGCGCGTCCTGGCCGATCTGGGAGTGACCGAAGGCGCACCTGCGTAATCTGCCCGCCGCGCTGGCCGCGGTTCTCGTCCTCGGTGGGCTCACCGCCTGCTCGTCGTCCGGCGCGGCAGAGGGCCCGGCAGCCGTGCCCGCGCCGGTCTCACCGGCCGATCTCGCGAAGGTCACGTTGCGCGTCGGCGACCAGAAGGGCGGCGTGAAGTCGCTGCTCACGGCCGCGAACCTGCTGTCCGACGTGCCTTACCGGATCGAGTGTTCGACGTTCCCCTCCGGCGCGCCACTGCTGGAGGCGGCGTCGGCTGGGGCGATCGACGTCGGCCGGGTCGGCAACACGCCGCCGATCTTCGCGGCCGCGGCGAAGGCGAAGACCTCCGTGGTCAGCGTGGCGCGCAGCAACGTGGAGCGCGAGGCGATCCTCGTCCCGCCGGACTCGGCGCTGCCGAACGTGCAGGCGTTGCGGGGCAAGACGATCGCGGTGGCGAACGGCAGCTCCGCGCACGGTCGGCTGCTCAACACCCTGAAGCGCGCAGGGCTGTCCACAAAGGACGTGAAGCTGTCGTTCCTGCAGCCCTCGGAGGCCTACGCCGCCTTCACGCAGCACGAGGTGGACGCGTGGGCGATATGGGACCCCTACACCGCGCAGGCGCCGCTCGACGCGCACGCCCGCGTGCTGTCCGACGGGCGCGGCAGCTCCAACGGGCTCGCGTTCGAAACCGCGAGCACCGCGGCGCTGGCCGACCCGGGCCGCAACTGCGCGATCCGGGACTTCGTGGAGCGCGTGGTGAAGGCCCAGCTCTGGGCCGACACGCACGGCGATGCGTGGGCGAAGGCGTGGGCCGCCGAAACCGGGCTGGAGCCCGCGGTCGCCCAGAAGGCCGTGTCCGCCTGCCGTGACGAGCCGATTCCCCGGACGACTCGGTCATCGCATCGGAGCAGCAGCCGGCCGACGCGTTCAACCGAAGACGGAACCCTGCGCGGGAAGGTCGACTTCGCGGCGTTCGCCGACCGCCGCTACGGGCCCGACGTCGAAGCCGCGAGGAGCAGCCGATGAGCGTGAAACTGCACTGGTTCCTGCCGACCGGCGGCGACGGCAGCACGATCGTGGAACGCTTCCACGCAGAACAAATCCCCGGGCCGCGCGGCGCAGCGGCCCGCGGACGTCGACTACCTCGCGCAGGTCGCGAGGGCGGCCGAGCAGCTCGGGTACGAAGGCGTGCCGACGCCGACGGGCACGTGGTGCGAGGACGCCTGGCTGACCACCGTCGCGCTGATCCGCGAGACGCGCCGGCTGAAGTTCCTCGTGGCGTTCCGGCCGGGCGTCATTTCACCGACGCTCGCGGCGCAGATGGCCGGCACGTTCCAGCGCTTGTCGGCCGGGCGGGTCCTGCTCAACATCGTCACCGGCGGCGACGCGGCCGAACAGCGCCGCTTCGGCGACTGGCACGACCACGACGCCCGCTACGCCCGTACCGACGAGTTCCTCACCATCGTCCGCGGCGTGTGGTCGGGCCGGCCGTTCGACTTCGCCGGCGAGCACCTGTCGGTCGAGGGCGTGACCACCCTCGCCGTCCCGGATCCCGTGCCGCTCTTGTACTTTGGCGGCTCCCCGGCCGCGCTGCCGGTCGCCGCCCGCCACGCCGACGTGTACCTGACGTCGGGCGAACCGCCGCCGCAGGTCGCGGAGAAGATCTCGAAGGTGCGCGCTGGCGGGCGGCCGGGACGTGCGCTTCGGTGTCCGCCTGCACACCATCGCCCGCGACACGTCGGCCGCCGCGTGGGCCGAGGCGCAACGCCTGCTGGACGCCCTGGACCCGGCGCAGGTCGCCCGCGCGCAAGCCCAGCTCGCCGCCAGCGAATCCGAGGGCCAGCGCCGCATGGTCGCCCTCCACGGCGGCCGCCTCACCGCCGGCGCGCGGACCCTCGAAATCCATCCGCACCTGTGGTCGGGCACCGGCCTCGTCCGCGGCGGCGCCGGCACGGCGCTGGTCGGGAGCCACGCGGAGATCGCGGACCTGGTCGAGGAGTACCACGCGGCCGGGATTTCGGAGTTCGTGCTGTCCGGATATCCGCACTCGGAGGAGGCGTACTGGTTCGCCGAAGGGGTCCGGCCGGAGCTGGCCCGGCGCGGGCTGCTGCCGGACACCCCGGCTGCAGCGGACCTGGCGGAGCAGTTCGACGCGGCGTTGTCGCTGTGACCGGAGGTGGGTGCCGCTCCGTCGGGCGGCGCCCGCTTCCCCCTGCGGCGACTCGGGTTTCGCGGATCGGGGCGACCTGCGCGGCGAAGCTCGGCCTGGAGGTGCCGACCGGCTGCTCGTCCGTGCGAAGGCGTCGCAGGCGTCTTCGACCCGCGTCGGCGACAGCGCACCCGGCCCATGCGCCGCGGCCCGCGTCGGTGATCCGCACGCGGCGTGGGCGCGTGCGGCCGGCTCGTCGACACGACCCGGCCTGGCGGTAGCCACGCCATGGCCCGCCGCTTCACCGAACCGCAGGTCCGCGTCACCGTGCGTGCCCTCGACGCCGCGCGCGGCTCGCTGGCGCGGCGGCCGTCGACGAGGCGCAGCCGGCGAAGATCACCGTGGAGGAAATGGCTCAATGATCGAAGGCGTCGGCGCCGAGCACCAGCCGGACACAGTGCGCCACGAGCCGCTCGCGGCTCACGCGCAGCGTCCCGTCGAGGTAGGCGATGAACACGTTGCTCAGCGCGCCGACGAGCCCGATCGCGACCAGCTGCCGGTCGGTCTCGTCGCCGTGCGAGAGCTGTTCGCCCACGAGGGCGGCGAACGCCGGCAGCAGGTGCCGGCCGCGCCGCGTCAGCGCCGGGTCGGTGAGCGGGGCCAGCAGCAGCACGCGGCCCTGGCGCGGATCGTCGACCATCAGCGCCACGAAAGCCCGCACGGCGCGTTCGGCGCGCCGGCGCGGGTCCGGCGCTTCGCGGATCGCGTCGACCAGCGCCTGCCGCGCTCGTTCGCCGACGTGCTCGTAGACCGCGGCGACGAGGTCTTCCCGGTCGGTGAAGCTCTCGTAGAAGTACCGCTCGGTCAGGCGCGCGTGCCGGCACACCGCCCGCACGCTCACGGCCGCGGTGCCCTCGGTGCCGAGCAAGTCGAGCCCGGCGGCGACCAGCTGGTCGCGCCGCGCCGCCTTGCGATCGTCCAGCGTCGTGCCCGCCCACGTGCGGCCCGGCATATCCACTCCCGTAGTTGACCACGCCCGTTGTCACATCCTAACCTGACAACGGCCGTAGTCAGTTCGTGGACACACGGGACGGAAGGGGCGCCGATGACCCGGGAGGAACCCGAACCGCTGGGCCCGGACTCGCTCACCTGGCGCTACTTCGGCGACTGGCGCGGGCTGCTGATCGCCCTGTGGGCCGGTTCGATGCAGAACATGCACCCGGGGCTCGGCGCCGGCGTCGAACAGCACTCCCGGTTCTTCGAGGAACGCTGGCAGCGGCTCTTCCGCTCGCTCTACCCGATCGGCGGCGTCGTCTACGACGGACCGCGCGCGCACCGGACCGCGCTGGAGGTCCGCGGCTACCACGACCGCATCAAAGGCGTCGATTCGCGGGGCCGCCGCTACCACGCGCTCGACCCCGGCACCTTCTACTGGGCGCACGCCACGTTCTTCGTCAGCACGATTCTCATCGCCGAGAACTTCATGGGCGGCATCGGCGAAGCCGAGAAGCGCACACTGTTCGACGAACACGTGCGCTGGTGGGGATGTACGACCTGACCATGCGGCCGGTGCCCGAGTCCTGGGAGGACTTCCAGCGGTACTGGAAGCACATGTGCGCCGAGGTGCTCGAGGACAACAAGGCCACGCGCGACGTCCTCGACCTGCACGGCATGGCGAAACCGCCGTTCCTGCGCTGGCTGCCCGACCTGCTGTGGCGGCCGCTCTCGGCGCTGATCGCGAAGCAGTTCGTCTGGCTCACCATCGGGCTCTACGACCCCGAAATCCGGCAGTTGCTGGGGTTCACCTGGTCGGCCGAGGACGAACGTCGCCACCGCTTCTTCGGCCGCGCGGTCAACGCCGTCTTCTCGCTCGTGCCGCGCGAGCGCCGCTACCACCCGCGGGCCCGCGCCGGCCGGCGGCGCGCGCGGGGCGAGGTGGCCGCGGACGCGCCCGTGGTCGAGACTCCACGGAGGAACCTGCCGCCGCTTTCGCGGCGCGGCGAGCCGGAGCACTACTCGCCGAACGTCTGAGCCGACTCACGGAGGGCTGCATGAAGCTGGGCTACCACCTCGGGTACTGGGGGAGCGGGCCGACGCCGGGCGCGCTGGAAGCGGTGCTCGAGGCCGAACGCCTCGGGTTCGACTCGGTGTGGTCCGCGGAGGCCTACGGCTCCGACGCGTTCACCCCGCTCGCGTGGGCCGGCGCGTCGACGAGCCGCGTGAAGCTCGGCACCAACATCGTGCAGATGTCCGCGCGCACGCCCACCGCGACCGCGATGACCGCCCTGACGCTGGACCACCTCTCCGGCGGCCGGTTCGTGCTCGGGCTCGGCGCGTCCGGGCCGCAAGTGGTGGAGGGCTGGTACGGCCAGCCGTACCCGAAGCCGCTCGCCCGCACGCGCGAGTACGTCGAGATCATCCGCAAGGTCCTCGCCCGCGAGGAGCCCGTCACGATCGACGGGAAGTTCTACCAGCTGCCGTACCGGGGCGGCGCCGGGCTGGGCAAACCGCTCAAGCCCACCGTGCACCCGCTGCGCGAGGACCTCCCGATCTACCTCGCGGCCGAGGGGCCGAAGAACGTCGCGCTGGCCGCCGAGATCTGCGACGGCTGGCTCCCGCTGTTCTTCTCCCCGAAGGCCGACGAGTTCTACCGGGGCGCCCTCGCCGAAGGGTTCGCTCGCCCGGGGGCGCGGCGCACCGCGGCGGGGTTCGAGGTGCCCGCGTCGGTGCCGGTGATCGTGCACGACGACGTGGAGGAAGCGGCGAACTGGATCAAGCCCGCGTTCGCGTTGTACATCGGCGGCATGGGCGCCAAGAACGTGAACTTCCACCACGACGTGTTTGCGCGCCTGGGTTACGAGGAGGTGGCCGACCGGGTGCAGGAGCTCTACCTCGCCGGGCGCAAGGACGAGGCCGTCGCCGCGATCCCAACCTCGCTCGTGGAGGACACGTCGCTGATCGGACCGCCCGCGAAGATCCGCTCGGAACTCGCCGAGTGGGAGAAGACCGTGGTGACGACCCTGCTGCTGCGCGGAGACGCGGGTTCGCTGCCGAAGGTGGCTGCGGCCCTGTCCTGAGCAGGGGTTCCGGGTGGCGCACGGGCCGAGGTCGGCCCGGTACGCGCGGTGCATCACGACGGTGGCACGATTCCCCCCGACCACTACCGGGGAACCGCGAAGATCCACTAATCACTTCCCCTTGCACCGCCTTCGCCGGTACCGCCTCGAGGAGGACCATTGGCGCCGCTGCCCCGCCGGACGAGATTCAACTACTCGCTCGGCTCGTTCGTCACCGGAGCGTTCGGCACGGTGCCCGGCCTGCTGCTCCTGCCGTACCTCACCGACACGATGGCGGTGCCCGCGGCGTGGGCCGGGGTGATCGTGTTCGTGCCGAAGGCGTGGGACGTGTTCTTCAACCCCGTCGCGGGCCGGCTGTCCGACGCGGACCTCGTGAAGACCGGCAGCCGGCGGCGGTTCCTGCTGCGCGGCGGGGTCGGCGTCGCGATCCTCTTCGCGGCGCTGTTCGCGCACCCCGGGTTCGGCACGCCCGCCGTGGACGCGATCTACGTGGTGATCGTGTTCTTCCTGTGCGCCACGGCGTACGCGTTCTTCCAGGTGCCGTTCAACGCGCTGCCGGCCGAGCTGACGGACTCGGCCGAGGAGCGCACGAAGCTCACCAGCGTCCGCATCGGCGTGCTCGCCGTCGCGATCCTCGTCTCCGGTGGCGCCGCGCCGGCGATCACCGACATCCTCGAAGGCGTCGCGGGCTACCGGGTGATGGGTGTCGTGATGGCGGTGATCATCCTGGCCGCCACCATGGGTGTCTACTTCGGCCTGAAGGGCGCGCCGGTCGGCCTGCTGCGCCCCAACGCGGTGAGCTTCAAGCAGCTGATCCGCACGATCGCGCAGTGGCGCCCGTTCTGCTGGCTCATGGGCTCGTACTTCATCCAGGCGCTGGGCATCGGCACGGTGCTCGCGGCGATCCCGTACTTCGCCCAGCACGTGCTCGGCGACCCGAGCTACCGCACCGTGCTGTTCGTCGGGTTCGTGGGACCGGCGCTCCTGACGATGCCGCTGTGGCCGCGGCTGGGGGAGCGGTGGGGCAAGCTCATCGGCTTCCGCATCGCGACGACCTCGTTCACCGTCGGGCTGCTCGGCATCCTGTTCGCCAAGGACATCCCGCTCGCGGTGACGATGGTGTTCGTGGCGCTGGCCGGCGTCGGTTACGCGGGCATCTCCGTGTTCCCGCTCGCGATCCTGCCCGACCTGATCAGTGCCGAAGAGGAGCGCACCGGCGAGACGCGCGCGGGTATCACGGCCGGGGTGTGGACGGCGTCGGAGACCCTGGGCCTCGCGCTCGGGCCGGGCCTGTTCGGCCTGGTGCTGCAGGCCGGGCACTACGTGTCGAGCACCGACGCCACCTCCGCGCAGCCGAGCTCGGCGATCACGGCGATCACGATCGGCTCCTCGGTGCTGCCCGCGGTGCTCATCGCGCTGGCGATCCCGCTGCTGCGCCGCAAGACGCTCGAACCGCGGCCCGTGGAGCCGAAGCTGTGACCGACGTGCTGGCCGAGCTGCGCGGTCTGCGCGCGGGGGATCTGCCGACCCACGGCGGCCGCACGCTCGCCTACGTCTACGACAGCGGCCTGTCCGAAGTGGACGAGATCGCGGCGGCCGCGCACGCGCTCGCGTCGCCGGCCAACGCGCTCGACCCCACGGCGTTCCCCAGCCTGCTCAAGCTCGAGAACGACCTCGTCGGCCGCGCGGCGGCGTTGCTGGGCGGCCCGGACGGGACGGTCGGCACGGTGACCTCGGGCGGTACCGAGTCGTGCCTGCTGGCGGTCCTGGCCGCGCGCGACGCCCGGCCGGACATCGGGGCACCGAGCATCGTGCTGCCCGACACCGCGCACGCCGCGTTCCACAAGGCGGCGCACCTGTTCGGCGTCCGTGAGATCGTGGTGCCGGTCGACCCGGAGACGTTCCGCGCCGTGCCCGAGGCGATGGCCGCGGCGATCGACGGATCCACCGTGCTCGTCGTCGGGAGCGCGCCCTCGTACGCGCATGGTGTGGTCGATCCGATCCCCGAGATCGCGGCGGCCGCGGCGGACCGCGGGGTGCGCATGCACGTGGACGCGTGCATCGGCGGGTGGGTGCTGCCGTACTTCGCGAAGCTGGGCGCACCCGTGCCGCCGTTCGACTTCCGCGTTCCCGGCGTCACCAGCCTGTCGGTGGACCTGCACAAGTACGCCTATTGCGCCAAGGGCGTCTCGGTGCTGCTGCACGCGAACGCACAGCTGCGCCGCACACACTACTTCGCCAGCGCCGCCTGGCCCGGCTACACGATGCTCAACCCGACGCTGCAGAGCACACGCTCGGGCGGACCGCTCGCCGCCGCGTGGGCCGTGGTGAACCACCTCGGTGAGGACGGCTACCTGCGGCTGGCCGAGGTCACGCGCGAAGCGGTCACGCGGATCCGGGCGGGTGTCGAGGACATCGCCGGGCTGCGGGTGCTGGGCGAGCCGGACTCGACGCTGGTCGCGTTCACCGCCGACGGCGCCGCCTTCGACCTGTTCACGGTGGCGGACGAGATGAAGCTGCGCGGCTGGTACGTGCAGCCGCAGTTCGCGCACGGCGGCTCGCCGCTGAACCTGCACCTCACGATCACCGCCGCCAACCACGGCAGCGAGAAGGAGTTCCTCGCCGATCTGGCGGCCTCAGTCGCCGCGGCGACCGAAGCCGGGCCGGTGGCAGTCGACGTGGACGTCGCCGCCTTCGTGGCCGCGCTCGACCCGGAAACCCTGACGCCGGAGCAGTTCGCGGGCCTGCTCACCGCCGCCGGCCTGATGGGCGACGGCGGCCTGCCCGACCGGATGGCGCCGATCAACGCACTGCTGGCCACCGCGCCGGTAACCCTGCGCGAGCGGCTGCTGCTGGAATTCCTGGGCGCGCTGTACACACCCTGACTTTTTCCGGGTCATGCGCGGGGGCGTGTTGCGTGGCGTATGCACCCCAAAGCTCGAGTGTGACTTCGGCCGCCGACCGCGGCCGTGTTTCTGGCTTCGGATCGAGGTGCCGGGCAGGGGCCGGGTGCATCCTCGGTGGGTGGTTTGGCGGCGGATTCGTATGCGTGGTTCGTCGCCGGTCGAGGTGGCAGGCGGGGTTGGGCGCCGGGATTGTTGCGTTGTCAGCCGGCGGTTGCGTACGTGGCCCTAGGTCTTCCCTCGGTCACTGGTTGCGGGAAGCCAACCCGGCGGGCGCGGCGGCCAGGGCCGCGCGGATCGCGTCGGCCAGGGCCAGCGCGTCTTCCTCGGTCAGCTCGAGCGCGACGCGCGCGGACGGGCCGAGCTTCGGGTTCATGAAGTCGATGTTCACGGTGTGGGCGTAGCGCGCGTGCGTCGGGTGGTCGACGTACACGGTGGCCTCGCTGACGCTGTGCCAGCCGGTCGCGCTCTTGCCGCTGCCTGCCACGGCGAACTTCTCGGTGAGGTAGGTGCACATGGGAATGTCCTTCCGGTGGGTCGGGCGGCTCGGTGGTTCAGGCCGCTCGGTGGTTCAGGCGGCGAGGTGCCGGCGGTAGAAGTCGAGGATCTTGGCCCAGCCGTCGACGGCGGCCTCGGGGCGGTAGCTCGGGCGGTCGACGGCGAAGAACGCGTGGCCGGCGCCCTCGTAGGTGTGGAACTCGTGCTCCTTGCCGAGGCGATCGAGCTCGGCGGCGAGTTTCGCGGTCTCCTCGGGCGCGGGGTACTGGTCGTCGGCGCCGAAGATGCCCAGCAGCGGGGCCGACAGCTGCGGCGCGAGGCCCAGCAGCGGCTTCATCGACGCGGGCATGCCGGCCGGCGGCTCGTTGACCACGAACGCGCCATAGCAGTCCACCGCGGCGTCGACCTTCGTCGAGCACGCGACGAGGAACGTCTGGCGCCCGCCCGAGCAGTGGCCGATCACGCCGATCTTGCCGTTGGCGTTGGCCAGCCCCTTCAGGTACTTCGCCGCGCCCTCGACGTCACCGACGAGGCGCTCGTCGGGCACGCCGCCGGCGGCGCGCACCGTCGCGGCGGCGTCGTCGGGGCTCGCGCCCGGCGCCTCGCGCGAGTACAGGTTCGGGCACAGCGCCGCGAAACCCTCGGCGGCGAAGCGGCGGACCATCTCCTTGGTCGCCGGGTCGTAACCCGGCATGTGGTGGATCACCACGACACCGCCGCGCGGAGCGGGGTCGAGCGGGCGCGCCAGGTACGCCTCGATTTCGTCACCGCCGTGGCCGGTGATCGTGACGGTGCCGGCGGTGAGCGTGTCGTTCATCCGTTCTCCCTGTCTGGGTTGACGCTTTGTTCGTGGAAGTAGCGCTTCCCGCGGGACACCGAGGCGATCCCCGCGACGAGCGCCATCACGGCGGCCGCCGTGAAGACGGTGACCAGCCCGTGGTGGAACGGGCCGGAGATGAGCTGCGGGAAGAACTCCTTGCCGGTCAGTGCCGCGGCGTCGGTGGGGGACAGTCCGGAAAGGACATCCGGGCCGAGCAGGTGCGCCACCGGGTTGCTGCCGAGGAACGCCGCGAACAGCGTGCTCACCGGCGGCAGCTGGGCCACACCGGCCGCGGTGGCCGGCGGCACGCCGTGGGCCTGCAGCCCGCTCGTCAGGGTCTCGGACAGCGACCCGGCGAGCCCGGCGATCATCAGCGAGAAGAACACGCCGATCGACAGCGCCGTGCCGGAGTTCTGGAACGTCGAGCGCATGCCGGAGGCGACGCCGCGCTGGTGGTCGGCGACGCTGCTCATGATCGCGGACGTGTTGGGCGCGGAGAACATGCCCTGGCCGAGCCCGCTGAGCACGAGCAGGAGCGCGAACACGGGGTAGGAGAAGTCGACGGGCAGTGCGAGCAGCCCCAGGAACGACCCCGCCACGAGCACCAGGCCGGTCGTGGAGAACAGCCGGGCGCCGAACCGGTCGGACAGGTAGCCCGACACCGGGCCCGCGACGAGGAAGCCCACCGTCAGGGGCAGCAGGTAGATGCCGGCCCACAGCGGGGTCTTCTCGTACTCGTAGCCGTGCAGCGGCAGCCAGATGCCCTGCAGCCAGATGATGAGCATGAACTGCAGGCCGCCGCGCGCGATCGCCGTGAGCAACGCCGCGAGGTTGCCCGCGCTGAACGCCCTGATCCGGAACAGCGCGAGCTGGAACATCGGGTCCTTCACACGGGACTCGATCACGCAGAACACCACGAGCAGAAGCACGCCGATCGCGATGCCGCCCAGCACCCACGGGTTGCCCCAGCCGGTGGCGGCGTCGCCGTAGGGCTGGATGCCGTAGGTGATCGCGGCGAGCAGGAACGCGGTCCCGACGGCGAAGGTGATGTTGCCGCCCCAGTCGATGCGCGCGCGGCGCGGTTTGCCGATCTCGCGCAGGCTGCGGATCGACCACACCGTGCCGAAGATGCCGAACGGCACGCTCACCCAGAACACCGCGCGCCAGTCGATCTCGGCGAGCAGGCCGCCGGCGACGAGGCCGAGGAACTGCCCGGCCAGCGCGGTGATCTGGTTGATGCCCAGGGCCATCCCGCGCTGCTCGCGGGGGAACGCGTCGGTGAGGATGGCCGCGGAGTTGGCCGTGAGCATGGAGCCGCCGACAGCCTGCACGATGCGCCAGCCGATGAGCCACAGCGCGCCGCCGCCGGCGTGGAACGGGTCGAACGACAGCGCGACCGACGCGACGCTGAAGATCACGAACCCGACGTTGTACATCTTCACGCGGCCGAACATGTCGCCGAGCCGGCCGAGCGTCACCACCAGCACGGCGGACACCAACAGGTAGCCCAGGATCATCCAGAGCAGGTACCCGATGTTGGCCGGGGCGAGCGGATCGAGCCCGATGCCGCGGAAGATCGCGGGCAGCGAGATGATCACGATCGAGCCGTCGAGGGCCGACATCAGCACGCCGAGGGTGGTGTTGGAGAGAGCGACCCACTTGTAGCGGCCGCCGCGGCTGGTGGCCGTGGTCGTCACAGTTCGTCGGCCAGGCGTTCGAGCAACGGGATCACCTCGAGTAGTCGGCGGCGTTCCTCGGCATCGAAGCCGTCGGCCAGGGCCCGGGCGACGCGCTGGGTGTTGAGTGAACGCCGGTCGGTCAGGAGTTTGCGGCCGGCTTCGGTCACGGACATCAGCACCCGCCGTCCGTCGGCGGCGTCGGGCCTGCGCGCCACGAGCCCGCGGTCGACCAGCCCCGCCAGGGTCGCGCCGATGGCCTGCGGTTTCACCCGCTCCTGCTCGGCGAGGTACCCGGGCGTCGCGGGCCCGTCGCGGTCGAGGCGGGAGAGCACGGAGCTCTCCGACAGCGTCGCCTCGCCGACCACGTAACCCTGGCGCAGCCGCCGCACGAGGCGCCCGAGCGCGACCC encodes:
- a CDS encoding MBL fold metallo-hydrolase; the protein is MADQLYFRQLLAGRDFAVGDPVATQMVNFAYLIGDRESGEAVVVDPAYAVRDLLDVLAGDGMRLTGVLATHHHPDHVGGEMMGFSLAGIADLLAIDQVPIHVNTEETEWVRRVTGVSATDLRAHDHDDVVSVGAIDIRLLHTPGHTPGSQCFLVGDRLVSGDTLFLEGCGRTDFPGGDSDAIYRSLQWLATLPGDPVVYPGHQYSAEPSAALSHVKDTNFVFRPRSLDEWQRMFGG
- a CDS encoding ABC transporter substrate-binding protein, with the translated sequence MPAPVSPADLAKVTLRVGDQKGGVKSLLTAANLLSDVPYRIECSTFPSGAPLLEAASAGAIDVGRVGNTPPIFAAAAKAKTSVVSVARSNVEREAILVPPDSALPNVQALRGKTIAVANGSSAHGRLLNTLKRAGLSTKDVKLSFLQPSEAYAAFTQHEVDAWAIWDPYTAQAPLDAHARVLSDGRGSSNGLAFETASTAALADPGRNCAIRDFVERVVKAQLWADTHGDAWAKAWAAETGLEPAVAQKAVSACRDEPIPRTTRSSHRSSSRPTRSTEDGTLRGKVDFAAFADRRYGPDVEAARSSR
- a CDS encoding TetR/AcrR family transcriptional regulator, which codes for MPGRTWAGTTLDDRKAARRDQLVAAGLDLLGTEGTAAVSVRAVCRHARLTERYFYESFTDREDLVAAVYEHVGERARQALVDAIREAPDPRRRAERAVRAFVALMVDDPRQGRVLLLAPLTDPALTRRGRHLLPAFAALVGEQLSHGDETDRQLVAIGLVGALSNVFIAYLDGTLRVSRERLVAHCVRLVLGADAFDH
- a CDS encoding LLM class F420-dependent oxidoreductase; translated protein: MKLGYHLGYWGSGPTPGALEAVLEAERLGFDSVWSAEAYGSDAFTPLAWAGASTSRVKLGTNIVQMSARTPTATAMTALTLDHLSGGRFVLGLGASGPQVVEGWYGQPYPKPLARTREYVEIIRKVLAREEPVTIDGKFYQLPYRGGAGLGKPLKPTVHPLREDLPIYLAAEGPKNVALAAEICDGWLPLFFSPKADEFYRGALAEGFARPGARRTAAGFEVPASVPVIVHDDVEEAANWIKPAFALYIGGMGAKNVNFHHDVFARLGYEEVADRVQELYLAGRKDEAVAAIPTSLVEDTSLIGPPAKIRSELAEWEKTVVTTLLLRGDAGSLPKVAAALS
- a CDS encoding MFS transporter, yielding MAPLPRRTRFNYSLGSFVTGAFGTVPGLLLLPYLTDTMAVPAAWAGVIVFVPKAWDVFFNPVAGRLSDADLVKTGSRRRFLLRGGVGVAILFAALFAHPGFGTPAVDAIYVVIVFFLCATAYAFFQVPFNALPAELTDSAEERTKLTSVRIGVLAVAILVSGGAAPAITDILEGVAGYRVMGVVMAVIILAATMGVYFGLKGAPVGLLRPNAVSFKQLIRTIAQWRPFCWLMGSYFIQALGIGTVLAAIPYFAQHVLGDPSYRTVLFVGFVGPALLTMPLWPRLGERWGKLIGFRIATTSFTVGLLGILFAKDIPLAVTMVFVALAGVGYAGISVFPLAILPDLISAEEERTGETRAGITAGVWTASETLGLALGPGLFGLVLQAGHYVSSTDATSAQPSSAITAITIGSSVLPAVLIALAIPLLRRKTLEPRPVEPKL
- a CDS encoding aminotransferase class V-fold PLP-dependent enzyme gives rise to the protein MTDVLAELRGLRAGDLPTHGGRTLAYVYDSGLSEVDEIAAAAHALASPANALDPTAFPSLLKLENDLVGRAAALLGGPDGTVGTVTSGGTESCLLAVLAARDARPDIGAPSIVLPDTAHAAFHKAAHLFGVREIVVPVDPETFRAVPEAMAAAIDGSTVLVVGSAPSYAHGVVDPIPEIAAAAADRGVRMHVDACIGGWVLPYFAKLGAPVPPFDFRVPGVTSLSVDLHKYAYCAKGVSVLLHANAQLRRTHYFASAAWPGYTMLNPTLQSTRSGGPLAAAWAVVNHLGEDGYLRLAEVTREAVTRIRAGVEDIAGLRVLGEPDSTLVAFTADGAAFDLFTVADEMKLRGWYVQPQFAHGGSPLNLHLTITAANHGSEKEFLADLAASVAAATEAGPVAVDVDVAAFVAALDPETLTPEQFAGLLTAAGLMGDGGLPDRMAPINALLATAPVTLRERLLLEFLGALYTP